A window of the Micropterus dolomieu isolate WLL.071019.BEF.003 ecotype Adirondacks unplaced genomic scaffold, ASM2129224v1 contig_12339, whole genome shotgun sequence genome harbors these coding sequences:
- the LOC123966041 gene encoding excitatory amino acid transporter 5-like, producing YFPFGIIFLVAGKILDMQDPSTLGRKLGWYGITVLAGLFVHGLILLPFFYFILTRKNPFSYIRGLLQAMVIALATSSSSATLPITMKCLLENCHVDRQIARFVLPVGATINMDGTALYEAVAAIFIAQVNDYELDFGQLVTISITATAASIGAAGIPQAGLVTMVIVLTSVGLPPDDITLIVAIDWILDRFRTMINVLGDALAAGIIGHLCRKDFPLSEAGKNVPSYGTQTPHNNSHSVDVPMTEIHTHKDCMFDSPGEKQAHTVYYNICQV from the exons GTACTTTCCGTTTGGGATCATCTTCCTGGTGGCGGGGAAGATCCTGGACATGCAGGACCCGAGCACGCTGGGGAGGAAGCTGGGCTGGTACGGCATCACGGTGCTCGCCGGGCTCTTCGTCCACGGACTCATCCTCCTCCCTTTCTTCTACTTCATCCTAACCAGGAAGAACCCCTTCTCCTACATCCGCGGGCTGCTGCAGGCCATGGTGATCGCCCTGGCCACCTCCTCCAG CTCTGCCACTCTGCCCATCACCATGAAGTGTTTGTTGGAAAACTGCCACGTCGACCGGCAGATCGCGCGGTTCGTCCTCCCTGTGGGCGCCACCATCAACATGGACGGCACAGCGCTGTACGAGGCCGTGGCGGCCATCTTTATCGCTCAGGTTAATGACTACGAGCTGGACTTCGGCCAGTTGGTCACCAtcag CATCACAGCCACAGCCGCTAGCATCGGTGCAGCGGGGATTCCTCAGGCCGGTCTGGTTACCATGGTGATCGTACTGACATCCGTGGGCCTGCCGCCAGATGACATCACACTCATCGTGGCCATCGACTGGATCCT CGACAGGTTTCGGACCATGATCAACGTTCTGGGCGACGCTCTGGCGGCGGGAATCATCGGCCACCTCTGTCGGAAAGATTTCCCCCTCAGTGAAGcaggaaaa aaTGTACCGTCCTACGGCACTCAGACTCCTCACAACAACTCCCACAGCGTAGACGTGCCAATGACGGAGATCCACACGCACAAAGACTGCATGTTCGACTCACCGGGCGAGAAGCAAGCGCACACCGTCTACTACAACATCTGCCAGGTGTGA